The DNA sequence ATTTCTTAGTTTTAAAAACGCTTGATATCATTTTATATTCATTGTGAATCTTCTAAATACACTATACATCTGTTAACATCTTTTGGAGAATAAAAAACCGGAACTTTCTTCTTCATAAACAACTTTTTGTCACTTTGAAGCATATTCTCTAACTCTGGTTCTATTCCTTCTTCGTAATCTCCATAATGCCCGATCGTGAAGCGGCACTCATGTTCCATATTATCTTTTGTCTTAAATATAATATGAGCTTCGGTATAGGGCTGGTTAAAATCATTAACTAACGTTACATCTTCGATGATCCCCTCGACCAGATTCCATTTTATAATCACGGAAAATCGATTGACCAAATAGATGATAGGAATAATTGCAAAGAGAGCAGCTAAAAAAAGCCATCTGTTAAAAAGTCCGGCAATGATTCCGGGGATAGCCGTTATAAGCACCGCAATCATACACCTTTTACATGTTCTCTTTAATACTTTACTTTTGTATTTCCCCATTATCTTTCAGCTTTCCTTACAATTTCACCATCATGTCGGATTCATATTTTATAATCGTTGAAAATCAAAGTATTACAAACACTACTACCAAACATCCAACGAATCCCACGAACCACGGTATTATAAAAGATAGAAAATTTGCTTTATTTTTTCGAAGCAGAATCATTGCGGTTATCATTATGGCTAACCATGCGAACATAATAAAATATCCAAATGGTACAAAAAACATATCCTCTACATAATCTTTTGTGCCGGGAGAAGTTTCAGGAAAAGCAAGCACCCACCCCAGTAATGCTAAGTAACTACCAAGCGTTCCTTGCAGAAGCCCTAGTATTCCCAAGCATATTTTCTTGATTGCATTATTCATAATAAACACCTCCAAACAAAAAATAAACTACCGGACCAGTCAAAATTTAAAGAACCAGAAAAGCTTCCCGCCATATGGATTTTTCTTACTGAGCAACCGTGCTGAAACTGCATGGAATAATAAAAATGCACCGCTTATGAGAGTCATCACCAGTTCAAACTGTGATAAGACCGACATGGAATTATCACTATAGCCTATATAAACATTCTTACTGCCCAGAATACTGCAATTTCCCTCATACCAGAACACATCGGCACCATTGACCGGTGAATCCGCCTTAATCTGCAGCACCGTATAAGTTGGTCGAATACCTTTCCCATAACGTGATTTGTAATTTCTGACATCATTTCCGCTATGTACCTTAACATGATTGGAGCTCTGCCGAGAACTTTGATATGTTACAGTTCCTGTTGTATGATTCTTCGCGCAGGCATATCCGACCACCTGCGTCATACCCGCCACAAAGAAAATCAAAGCAACTACAAGTGCCAAAATCTCAGCCGTATAGAATGCATCCACCGATTTGCTCTTCGTTTCTATCTCCTCATCACGACTCCATGGTTTATTACGGAAATTGCGAATTGCTGATGGTAACAGGCAGATTGCGCCAACCAACCCCAGCAAGGATAAAATCAAACATATAAGTACCGGTGTCTTTGTTCCGATAACCAGATCTGCGTTCACTCCCTCTTCTGTCGATTCATCCATAAATGTGATGTTACCACTTACCAACACCTTTTCATCCTGTTTTAGATGCGACTTGCTTCCGGGATAATAATAGTGGAAGAATATCGTTCCTCCATTCTCTCTGGCTCCGTCTACCTTTAATACTGCATAGCCGCTTGTCCCATGCTTGTCCACACCCGCAACCGTTGCCGGCAATGCATTCGATGAAAGCAAAGAGAATCTCGGCACACAATAAATCGCAGTCACAGCAAACAAAACGACACACACAATGGCAATCACCATATTTGAAACATTCTTCCTATCATTTTTCATTCCGGTTTACTCCCTACATAACCTTTGAAATAAAATTTTCGTCAGTCCCCCGACTTTTTGTCTTATATATTCTTATATGTTTTATTTATTTTTATATATTTCTATATACTTTCATATATGTTATATATTTTTATATACTCAAACTTCGCACTTGAATAAGTTCCTATGCACCTAATCCCATAAACCACGGTATTATAAAAGATAAACTGAAAGTTTCCGTTGCTTATCTTGATTTTTATATAAAACCTCTTTTTTTTGCTTCTTCAATCAATATAGGTTGAATTAAAGGATATGTCCAATTATCAACTAACTTATCTGAAATCAATATTTTCTCAATCTCACAATGTAATTCCACAAATGAGCTAATGTCTGCAATAAATAACATTCCAAAAGTTTCATCATCAATATTTTCATTTACTCGTGTCTTTCCTTTAACAGAATACACACATATTGGTTCAATTTTAAAATCAATTGCCCCTGTTTCTTCTTGTAATTCTCTTTTGGCTGTTTCAAAAATACTTTCTCCAGGTTCTCTGTGACCGCCTGGCACTTCATAAGTCTCTCTTTCTTTGTGTTTACAGAATACCCACTTGTTGTCTGTTTTTGATATTATTACTGCAAACTTCAAAAGTTCATCTGCGACATTGTCATAAAATTTTACTTCTACCATTCTACCAATACCTCGTCAAATTCAAAGTTTCTGTTGCTTTCAATCTCTCCGCATGACTGAAAGTTTTGAGTGCCTTATATTTATCTAAATAATTTTTGCATCTGCTTCTCGAAGCTTTTTAAAATATTTTTCTTTATTCTTATTAAACATTGTTCCGATAGCTGATTCATTAAGTATTACACTATAGCCTTCTTTTATGGCCCCTAACGCAGTCAATGCTACGCACCCACCACCATCAACTCCTACGATTTCAACACATTTAATCTTATGTGCTTTTAAGAACTCATTAAGTTTAGGATTGCTAAATGCATTTCCCTCATATTTTATGAAAACATAATCAGATACAACATGAAGATTGCTAACTAGTTCCACTTCTTCAGTTCCTTCATAAGCCTTAAATGGTGCAAGCTTATTTATTAAATTTTTCTTCATGATATTTTTGATATAAACAACCACATTACTTTCATTTGCGTCAATAACTTCGTTTACAGTTTGAATCAGAATTTCATTATCATATTTAAAGTATGTAGCGTGATTTTTTCCAACACATACATTCTGCATATCAATTACCAACAATGCTTTTTTCACTTTCTTTCCCTCCGTCATCTTCAAATTCATCTAATACTTTGCATTTTTATATGAAATCAATATATGTGCAGGTGCAAATAATAGTGATGCCACAATCAATAATACAGACCTGCTCATAATTCCACTGAAGATGAAAATTACGGATGGAATAATAGATAATGTCAATGCTTTAAAAATCGTATTATTTCTAAAACAAATAATCCATATCACACAATAAAGTATAATTAAAACGACATTTGCTATTAAATATATCGCAAAAGCTTCATCAGACCACCAACCGAACCAGGTTCCAGGAATATTAACAACCATAAATCCGAAACACCCAAATCTTCCTATCTGTTCTACAACTTCAACACCTTTATTATTCCACTTATTTTCAAAACCATCTTTATACTTTAATGTAAAAATAATATTGGGTACCATGATTACTGCTATAAATACTGCCCCAAAAATGTTTATCCACTCCATCATGTTCTCACCTTCAAATTTCGATTTTCTTGATTCCACAAACTGGAAGTTTCCTTTGCTTTTATCTTTTGTATTATCTTATTTACAATAAATACTATAATAGATACAATCAAAAACCAATAGTATAATTGACAAAAATATCTCTATATGCCGAAGATGCTAATTCAGCAGTTAGTCCCCTAAACCATACATACAAAAAAGCCAATAAAATTGTTGGAACATACACCACAACTAATTTAATTGCAAAATTCTTTATATGTATATATCTAATTAGTGAGTATGCTAAAATCACAATTAAAGTAATAATTGCACGGTCTAATTCGTGCCAGTTTCCTGTTGGATCTTCATATATCCCTTTTGAAAGATAAGAAATACTATTTACTATTGTCGCAATTGTATATAAGCCACAATATATTAATAACGAATCCTTTAAACCTCTGTTCCATATGTTTTTCATGTATTGTTTCCTCCGTCAAATTGGAAGTTATGAATGAACGTTCTCTCGTTTTTTCTGAATCCAGATGCTAATTATCGTTGAGATTGCTGTCATTACAGCCAGTAACACATAATATAACGAATCTTGATTGATATCTACCACTCCCATCAATGTGTTTGTCCATCCATGTAGAATCATGCAGAACATGACAGCTCTGGTGGCATCATAAACCATAGATAACCAATAGCTAAGCGCCAGTCCTAAGACTGCAAACCAGATAAATGACATGCCCTGATGTGAATTGCCTTCTATGAACCAGAGTGAAATATGCCAAATGACCCATACAATTCCAACGATTAATGTTGCTAAAGGTGCAGAAACTTTCTTCTCCAGAATCGGCAACATAGTACCTCGCCAGCCAAGTTCTTCATTTCCACCGTACAGGAACGCAGCCTGTATAAATATGATGAATCTCTTTTATCTTTGCTTTCTGCTTTCTTTTCAGAACTCTGTGAAATGCCTTTTCTGTTTCATTGCTCATAGGGACTTTGCGGTTTCCGCTTGCTGTCTTAGGCTCGGCTATGTAATATCCGTCCTTGTCCTTTAAAAGCTGATGATTGACATGGATAGTATGCTTTTCAAAATCCAAGTCCTTTTTTGTCAGTCCGCAGAACTCTGATATTCGCAAGCCTGTTTTCAGCAGGATAAATATATCATCATAATATTTCTGATAGGTTCTGTCCTGTCTGATTGTCGAGCGACACATTGTAAATCGTTGCATATCGGCGATTTTATATTTGTTTTGCCTTTTGCTTTTTGTAATAGTCCCCCCCTGTTAGATAACGGGGGCTTAGAAAGCTCGCTTCGCTCGCATAACCGCCAAAGTGAACCAGGCACTCGCCAGCAGGCTGGCGTGGCGATTTGTCTTACAACCGCCACCGTGTCTGGATCACTCCGTCGGTTGCTGTTTGCGTCCTTAAAAATACGTTTCTAAAGCAGGGGATAAGAAAAGGACAGAAACCTTTGTCCCTGTCCTTATCCTTGCTTATCTGCTTCTTCTGCGTTTGAAGAACAATGCTGTCAGCATTCCTGCAAGGGAAATGACCGTTACCATACTCAACAGCAAAATATTTGTACTATCGCCTGTCTTAACTGCTGTATCTGGCTTTGTAGAAGTAGTAGGCTGTTCTTCGTTGGAAATCATAGAAATGACTGCTGTTTCTTTATAATCGCAACGTTCACAAACACGTTCTTTTTTGCCTGTTTCTGTGGTTGTTGCTTCCTTGATGACTTTCCATGCTCCCCACGTATGACCTAACTCATCTACTTCGTTTCCTCTGTAGCTATAGCCACAATTTCTGCAGTTATATGTCGTATATCCTTTCTCTGTGCAATTTGGTGGTGTAACGACTGCAACATAATCATGTTCGTTTACAGTAAACTGTAGCTCCGTTGTTGCTATTTGAGCATTAGCTGCTGTTACAGTAAGCGTTGCCCGATATATACCTGTTGCTAAACTGTCTTTTGGTGCTACTGCTACTTTTAGAGTATCGTTTAGCTGGATGGTTGTAGTACCATCACCACTCAACTCGAACTTATCCTTATCTGTACCCGTGATAGATATATCTACATTCTCTAAATCAACATTTCCGCTATTTGTAATCGTAAATTCCTTTGCGGTAATTGGTTGATATCCTACGCAAGTTCCTGTAAATGTTCCGTCACCACTTAAAAGCATGCTGTAAACTTTCTTTGTTGCAGGTGGCAGTGTGATATTCACATCACTTATCGGCGTACCTGAAATGGTAAAACCATTTTTAGTCATTTTTGTCACTGTCAATCCGTTCAAGCCTTGGATTCTGTCCTCATAACCATCCGGAAGAAAATATCCGTCAACAGCTTCTACTATAATATCTGTAATTGCCTTGTTTGGAACAACTTCCTGCACACCATTATTCGATGTGATATTCAATCCCGCACCCGCAACAATATTCACAGCAGTTTCTTGTTCTTTCTCTGCCAAAGCCGCATATGTGATTCTATTTGCTGTATCTGTTGTTTCCAGCCATATCTTGCAATTCGCAAAATTATCTAAATTCATACCACTTGCAGAAACTTCTGTTTCATTCGTAATTTGTTTCGCATACGCACCATTGCTGTTTTGCGCAACCAGATATGTACCATTTGGAACATCTGTTAAGATAACCTTGCTACCATCATAAGAAATTACGGCTGAACCTAGGTTCTTGCTATACTTACCGGCGTCATAGCGTAATGTAAACGCTCCATCTCCATCCGTATCCTGCAATGTTAAATTACCTGTAGATGTTGCTGACGGAACAGCCGATGCAAAAAGAATCGTTGATGAATTCAGTTCAAAAGCAGGTCTTATTTTTTCTACATTGCTTGTTTGAGCTCCATTAAAAGCAGGATAATTCTTAGAAGGCCACGCAGTCAAAACATCATTTCCATCATTCGGATCATCATTACTAACAAATGGTGAACGAATCCAAAATAATTCAAGAACAGATTCTCCCCAATAACTTGGATCAATACGAAGACCGTCATTCAAATCATTTGCGCTGTTCTTTCCCACAGTAATGTGATTATAATCTTCTTGGTCTCCATAAGCCAAATATAGCTTGTCCGTCGTGGAATAGACGCTGTTGTTTTTCGTATCATCCGTATAAATCGTTGTTTCATTTATCAGTGCCTGTTCTGAACTTGTAAAAAAAGAAGCTTCCATCTCTTTTAAGGTAACATTCCTTATATAGCTCGCACCGTAGTGATTCGGGAAAACTTCTGCTGGTTCTCTATCAGGATAGGTACAGTTCCACTTATCATCATATGTTTTATTGTCCATATAATTTGATTCAAATTGTACATCATCTCTCATAGAACTTGCAGAAAAAAACGTTATGCTATCATTACTTTGACTTCCTGCAATCCACCACTGTTGATTGTTATTTCCGAAATAGACTTTTGCAGGATTTTTCACTCCGTCATTATCATTTGTATCATAGTTTTTTAATTCTTCAACAGTTGAAAACTGCTCTTTCGTTGGCGATTGATTTTCCTCTGCATGAACGCTGGTACTAAACGTCGGAAACATAGTCAATACCATTGCACTTACCAGCAAAAATGAATAAGGCTTTTTCAAATATCTTTGTTTCATATTTACTTTCTGCTCCTTTCCTTGATTTTTCTCAAAAGGTACACCTGTTAATAGCCACTATATCATTATCTAGTATAGCTGAAAACGCCTGTTTTTTCAATAAACAAATCATTTAGAACAGCTTTGAAGATGTTATTTTTGCTAATATTGCCAGATTATATTTTTTGCAAAAGGTGTACTTTGTGATAGTTCAGAATAGACTACCTTTGCTGTAATAAGCGGTATTCACTTAATTTCCGATAGAATGTAGCTTCGCTCATTTTACATACGTTCAAGACTTCCGACAGAGGAAGCCTTTTCTTTTCCCATTCACGGACAAGCTCTCCAAAGTTCTCTGGAAGCATGATTTCTGGTCTGCCGAATTTTACGCCCTGTGCCTTTGCCACAGCTATGCCCTGTGCCTGCCTTTTTCTGATGTTCTCACGCTCATTTTGTGCCACGAAAGATAGTATCTGTAATACAAGGTCAGCGATGAATGTACCCATTAAATCTTTCCCGTTCCTTGTGTCCAGTAAGGGCATATCTATGACACATATATCAATCCTTTTTCTTTCGTCAGTATTCGCCATTGTTCCTGTATCTCAAGATAGTTCCTGCCTAGACGGTCAATACTTAGGATATAGAGCAAA is a window from the Lachnospiraceae bacterium GAM79 genome containing:
- a CDS encoding cysteine hydrolase, which gives rise to MKKALLVIDMQNVCVGKNHATYFKYDNEILIQTVNEVIDANESNVVVYIKNIMKKNLINKLAPFKAYEGTEEVELVSNLHVVSDYVFIKYEGNAFSNPKLNEFLKAHKIKCVEIVGVDGGGCVALTALGAIKEGYSVILNESAIGTMFNKNKEKYFKKLREADAKII
- a CDS encoding NUDIX domain-containing protein produces the protein MVEVKFYDNVADELLKFAVIISKTDNKWVFCKHKERETYEVPGGHREPGESIFETAKRELQEETGAIDFKIEPICVYSVKGKTRVNENIDDETFGMLFIADISSFVELHCEIEKILISDKLVDNWTYPLIQPILIEEAKKRGFI
- a CDS encoding tyrosine-type recombinase/integrase; this encodes MQRFTMCRSTIRQDRTYQKYYDDIFILLKTGLRISEFCGLTKKDLDFEKHTIHVNHQLLKDKDGYYIAEPKTASGNRKVPMSNETEKAFHRVLKRKQKAKIKEIHHIYTGCVPVRWK
- a CDS encoding CPBP family intramembrane metalloprotease; amino-acid sequence: MIFIQAAFLYGGNEELGWRGTMLPILEKKVSAPLATLIVGIVWVIWHISLWFIEGNSHQGMSFIWFAVLGLALSYWLSMVYDATRAVMFCMILHGWTNTLMGVVDINQDSLYYVLLAVMTAISTIISIWIQKKRENVHS